Proteins encoded within one genomic window of Rossellomorea vietnamensis:
- a CDS encoding PTS sugar transporter subunit IIB, with amino-acid sequence MKVLFVCSGGMSSAIVVNALKKEGTKEGIEMEVHAIGTGEVSEEISKGWDVCMVAPQIRHRFDQVKKAADEANVPCGPIPPQAYTPLGGPTLLKTVKELTN; translated from the coding sequence ATGAAAGTATTATTCGTATGCTCTGGAGGGATGTCCAGTGCGATCGTCGTCAATGCCCTGAAGAAAGAGGGAACAAAAGAGGGGATTGAAATGGAAGTTCATGCAATCGGAACAGGGGAAGTATCCGAGGAAATCTCTAAGGGATGGGATGTATGTATGGTAGCACCTCAGATCAGACACCGATTTGATCAAGTGAAGAAAGCCGCCGATGAGGCCAATGTTCCATGCGGGCCGATTCCGCCACAGGCTTACACGCCACTGGGCGGGCCAACTTTACTGAAAACAGTAAAAGAATTAACAAACTAA
- a CDS encoding MurR/RpiR family transcriptional regulator, translating into MTEFQVLKHIKSQMESFTPSEIAVAQYVLEFPEKVMEMTTKQLSQSCGSSEAAIIRFCKRIGINSFSGLKIELAKSTNIEETKSHDINTLLSFEDNLETVFNKVLVNTYQAIKNTEKLFSIDELGRAVNAFHEAERVYLYGVGGSAVVAEDFTQKLLRLNYLAFQASDIHIQMMMAANLTERDVLFVVSTSGQTKEILKLMNVAEEKGATIVLLTQHGKSPARKLADIVLTISEEEHNIRIGTMTARIAQLVVIDALFVALCMKKGHGVYEQIIHTHEVVQRMKEEEE; encoded by the coding sequence ATGACAGAATTCCAGGTTTTAAAACACATCAAAAGTCAGATGGAGAGCTTTACACCCTCTGAAATAGCGGTTGCTCAATATGTGCTCGAATTTCCTGAGAAAGTGATGGAGATGACCACAAAGCAACTATCACAATCATGCGGCAGCAGTGAAGCCGCCATCATCCGATTCTGCAAACGGATCGGAATCAACAGTTTCAGCGGCTTGAAAATCGAGCTCGCGAAAAGTACGAACATCGAAGAAACGAAGAGTCATGACATAAATACGCTCCTCTCTTTTGAAGATAATCTTGAAACCGTCTTCAATAAAGTATTGGTCAATACCTATCAAGCCATCAAGAACACGGAAAAGCTTTTTTCCATCGATGAACTCGGTAGGGCGGTGAATGCGTTTCATGAAGCCGAAAGAGTATACCTGTATGGAGTGGGCGGTTCAGCTGTGGTAGCGGAAGATTTCACCCAGAAGCTGTTGAGATTGAACTACCTGGCGTTTCAGGCAAGTGATATTCATATCCAGATGATGATGGCTGCGAACTTAACGGAAAGGGACGTTCTCTTCGTCGTCTCAACATCCGGTCAGACGAAGGAAATCCTGAAGCTGATGAATGTCGCAGAGGAAAAGGGAGCCACCATCGTCCTGTTGACACAGCACGGTAAATCACCGGCAAGAAAGCTCGCCGATATCGTACTGACAATTTCAGAGGAGGAACATAATATCCGAATCGGTACCATGACGGCAAGAATTGCTCAACTCGTCGTGATCGACGCTTTATTCGTGGCATTATGCATGAAAAAGGGACATGGCGTTTACGAGCAAATTATTCATACACATGAAGTGGTCCAGCGAATGAAAGAGGAGGAGGAATAG
- a CDS encoding PTS lactose/cellobiose transporter subunit IIA, whose protein sequence is MAEIRNVEMEIFEIISNGGNAKSTAYEALAKAHEGKFDEAEEMIKTAHEELNKAHKTQTSLIQAEINGEEFEKSLLMIHAQDHLMTSISEISLIEQMIPMLKRIHALENQSN, encoded by the coding sequence ATGGCAGAGATCCGCAACGTGGAAATGGAAATATTCGAGATCATATCAAACGGTGGGAATGCGAAGAGTACGGCTTATGAAGCCCTCGCTAAAGCACATGAGGGGAAATTCGATGAGGCGGAAGAGATGATAAAGACCGCCCATGAGGAACTGAATAAAGCCCATAAAACCCAAACAAGCCTGATACAGGCCGAAATCAACGGGGAAGAATTTGAAAAATCACTTCTTATGATTCATGCGCAGGATCACTTGATGACGTCAATCAGTGAAATCTCATTGATTGAACAAATGATTCCTATGTTAAAGAGAATCCATGCACTCGAAAACCAATCTAATTAA